The Pseudonocardia broussonetiae DNA segment ACCGACGTCCCGCTGACCGTCACCCGGGTCCGAGGGGCCCGATCATCTCGGCGCCGGGTTCCACCTGTTAGGACCATGACAAACTAACGGCCGTCTGGTGACATGGGCCACCACTCGCGACGGTGCGACCGGAGGTGTCCGGGGCGCTCGTCGCGCCCGCCGACGCGCCTCCGGAGGACCCGTGAGCACGACGCCCCGCCGGCCCGTGGCGGCTACCACGCTCGGCGACCTGCTGCACCGCCGCGCGGCCGAGCACCCCGACCGCGAGGCGCTGGTCTTCCCCGCCGAGCGGGCCACGTACGGCGAGCTCGCCGCACGGGCGGAGCTGCTCGCGCGCGGGCTCGTCGGGACGGGGGTGCGGCCGGGTGACCGGGTCGGGATCCTGCTCCCGGCGTCGGTCGACCTGGTGGCGCTGCTGTTCGCCGTCACCGACATCGGCGCGGTCGCGGTGCCGATCAACGCCCGGTTCAAGAGCGCCGAGCTGTCGCAGATCGTCGTCCACTCCGGGATGCGGGTGCTGGTGACCGCCCCGCCCGCCCCCGGCGAGCCCGACTTCGCCGACCTGCTCACCGCGACCTTCCCCGACCTCGCCGGGGCGCCCGCGGGCGAGCTCGACCTGCCCTCCGCCCCGGAGCTGCGCCGCATCGTGCACCTGGGCGGGCCGGGCGGGCCCGGACTCACACCGGGCGCCGACGTCGAGGCGCTCGGGGCGGCCGTCGACCCCGGCACCGTCGCGGCGGCCGCGGCGTCGGTGCGGGTGCGCGACACCGCGCTGCTGGTCTACACCTCGGGCACCACCGCCTCGGCCAAGGGCGCGATGCTCAGCCACGAGGCCGTCACCCGGCTGGCCGACGGCATCGCCCACGAGCGCATGCCGCTCACGCCCGAGGACCGCGTGTGGACCGCGATCCCACTGTTCCACGGCGGCGGCATCACCTTCGCGCTCACCTGCATCACCGCGGGCGCCGCGTTCGTGCACCCGCGGTTCTTCGACCCCACCACGACGCTCGACCTGCTCGTCCGCGAGCGGGTCACGGTCGCGCTCGCCGCCTTCGAGACGATCTGGCTGCCGGTGCTCGACCGGCCCGACTTCGCCGGGCACGACCTGAGCCGGATCCGCGTGGTGATGGTCGTGGGCGTCGCGGAGCGGCTGCGCGCGATG contains these protein-coding regions:
- a CDS encoding AMP-binding protein, whose protein sequence is MSTTPRRPVAATTLGDLLHRRAAEHPDREALVFPAERATYGELAARAELLARGLVGTGVRPGDRVGILLPASVDLVALLFAVTDIGAVAVPINARFKSAELSQIVVHSGMRVLVTAPPAPGEPDFADLLTATFPDLAGAPAGELDLPSAPELRRIVHLGGPGGPGLTPGADVEALGAAVDPGTVAAAAASVRVRDTALLVYTSGTTASAKGAMLSHEAVTRLADGIAHERMPLTPEDRVWTAIPLFHGGGITFALTCITAGAAFVHPRFFDPTTTLDLLVRERVTVALAAFETIWLPVLDRPDFAGHDLSRIRVVMVVGVAERLRAMAARLPDAVHVSCVAMTESSAFLTLNRLDDPLEKRVTTGGHPMPGMLCRVVDPETGVDQPPGTPGELLFRGPNAFDGYFRDPELTAQVFDDEGWFRTGDVVVADADGRLTFLSRLKDMLKVGGENVSAAEVEGFLLGHPAVGIVQVVAAPDAYYVEVPAAFVQLKPGCEATEQEIIDFCVGRIASYRVPRYVRFVTEWPMSGTKVKKVDLRARIAEELAAAGITEAERVSSR